One window of the Peromyscus leucopus breed LL Stock chromosome 17, UCI_PerLeu_2.1, whole genome shotgun sequence genome contains the following:
- the LOC114686966 gene encoding terminal nucleotidyltransferase 5C-like, protein MAEEGSSTRDCESLSVLNWDQVSRLHEVLTEVVPVHGRGNFPTLEITLKDIVQTVRSRLKEAGIKVQDVRLNSSAAGHVLVKDNGLGCKDLDLIFHVALPTETEFQLVRDVVLCSLLNFRPEGVNKLKISPVTLKEAYVQKLVKVCTEADHWSLISLSNKNGRNVELKFVDSTRRQFEFSVDSFQIILDSLLFFYDCSSNPISEHFHPTVIGESVYGDFEEAFDRLQNRLIATKNPEEIRGRGLLKYSNLLVRDFRPADQEEIKTLERYMCSRFFIDFPDILEQQRKLETYLQNHFAEEERSKYDYLLILRRVVNESTVCLMGHEHRQTLNLISLLALRVLAEQNIIPSATNVTCYYQPAPYVSDGNFNNYYIAHPPVTYSQPYPTWLPCN, encoded by the coding sequence ATGGCAGAGGAGGGCAGCAGTACCAGGGACTGTGAGTCCCTCAGCGTGCTCAACTGGGACCAGGTTAGCCGGCTGCATGAGGTTCTGACAGAGGTCGTACCCGTCCACGGACGAGGCAACTTTCCAACCTTGGAGATAACCCTTAAGGACATCGTCCAGACTGTCCGCAGCCGGCTGAAGGAGGCAGGCATCAAAGTTCAGGACGTCCGATTGAACAGCTCTGCAGCTGGCCATGTTTTGGTCAAAGACAACGGCTTGGGTTGCAAAGATCTGGATCTCATCTTTCACGTGGCTCTTCCCACGGAGACAGAATTTCAGCTGGTGAGAGATGTAGTTCTGTGTTCCCTTCTGAACTTTCGGCCAGAGGGCGTGAATAAGCTCAAAATCAGCCCTGTCACCCTGAAGGAGGCATATGTGCAGAAGCTGGTGAAGGTCTGCACAGAGGCAGACCACTGGAGCCTGATTTCCCTCTCCAACAAGAACGGGAGGAACGTGGAGCTCAAGTTTGTTGACTCCACCCGGCGTCAGTTTGAGTTCAGTGTGGACTCCTTCCAAATCATTCTAGACTCTTTGCTGTTTTTCTATGACTGCTCCAGTAATCCCATCTCTGAGCATTTCCACCCCACAGTGATCGGGGAGAGTGTGTACGGGGATTTTGAGGAAGCCTTTGACCGTCTTCAGAACAGGCTGATCGCCACCAAGAACCCTGAAGAAATCCGAGGCAGGGGTCTTCTTAAGTACAGCAACCTTCTGGTGCGGGACTTCAGGCCTGCGGACCAGGAGGAAATCAAGACTCTAGAGCGTTACATGTGCTCCAGGTTTTTCATCGACTTCCCAGACATCCTGGAACAGCAGAGGAAGCTGGAGACCTACCTTCAAAACCACTTCGCTGAAGAAGAGAGAAGCAAGTACGACTACCTCTTGATTCTTCGCAGGGTAGTGAACGAAAGCACCGTGTGCCTTATGGGGCACGAACACAGGCAGACCCTGAACCTCATCTCTCTCCTGGCCTTGCGAGTGCTGGCAGAGCAAAACATCATCCCTAGTGCCACCAATGTCACCTGTTACTACCAGCCAGCTCCTTATGTCAGCGATGGCAACTTCAACAACTATTACATCGCCCATCCTCCAGTTACCTACAGCCAGCCTTATCCAACATGGCTGCCCTGTAACTAA